The genomic segment ATGTAAAGCCTTAACCCCATGCCATGCCCAGGAACAAATGCACGAAACGCTGATAATTCCTTTCTGGTGTCTGCTCTGAAAGCTAGCATTGTAGAGCAATGTGAGGGCTACTAAGCACTGTTCGGCACAAGTCGGACTTGCAGCCCAACCAATTGGAAGGATAGTTGATCATCTATGACCGATTTTACGTGGTCTGAACTGGACGAGCGCGCAGTAAAACTGGCGAAGGTCCTCTCAGCTGACGCGGTCGAGAAGGCAGGAAGCGGACATCCCGGTTCCCCTATCTCACTGGCACCCGTCGCTTACACTTTGTATCAGCATTTCATCAAACACGATCCGAATGACCCGAACTGGGCAGGTCGCGACCGTTTCATCCTCTCAGGAGGGCACGCCTCACTGACCGAGTACGTGCAGCTCTATTTCTCAGGATATGGCTTAACTCTCGACGACCTGAAGCGTTTCCGTACAGCTGGAACACGCACTCCAGGTCACCCAGAGTTCGGGCTCACCCCAGGAATCGAAATGACCACTGGTCCTTTGGGTCAGGGCCTTGCTTCGGCAGTCGGTTTTGCCTATGGACAGCGCTATCAGCGCGGCCTTCTTGATCCAGAAGCCCCAGCAGGTGAATCACCATTCGACCACAAGGTCTGGGTTATTTGCGGTGAAGGCGATGTTGAGGAAGGCGTTTCTTCCGAAGCAAGCTCGCTCGCAGGCAACCAGCAGCTCGGCAACCTTACCGTCATCTTTGATGCCAACCACATCCAGATTGAGGGCGACACCAAGATTGCCTTCTCCGAAGATATCCTCAAGCGCTACGAAGCTTACGGTTGGTACACCGATGAGTTTAGCTTCATCCAGCCTGACGGTACCTACAACGAAGATGCAGCCGGCTTTGCTAAAGTCCTTGAAAAGGCCGAGCAAGTTACCGACCGTCCAAAGCTCATCAAGGTTGATTCGCTTATCGCATGGCCAACTCCAGGTAAGACCAACGATCCTTCATCACACGGTTCAAAGCTGGGTTCGGAAGCTGTTGCTGGTTTGAAGAAAGAACTTGGATACGATCCAGAGCAGTCCTTCCAGGTTGACGAAGATGCTCTTGCTCACGCACGCAAGGTTGCGGATCGTGGCCTAGAAGCACATAAAGCATGGGATGAGAAGTTCGAGTCCTGGAAGAATGCCAACCCTGATAAGGCTGCCCTGTACGACCGCATTGCCGCGGGCAAGCTTCCTGAGGACTTCGACAAAGCCATTGATGAGCTCGTCGCAGGCTTCACTGCTGGCTCGAAGGTTGCAACACGTAAGGCTTCCGGCGCTGTACTGAATGCTATTGCCGCCGTTATGCCTGAACTTTGGGGCGGTTCTGCCGACCTCGGTGGTTCAAACAACACCAATATTAAGGGTGCAGCTTCCTTCGCTCCCGAAGAGTATGCAACCGTTCAGTGGCCGACCGTCAGCAAGTATGGTCGTCAACTGCACTTCGGTGTGCGTGAATTTGCTATGGGTGCCATAACTAACGGCATTCTGCTGGGTTCAAACACCCGTCCATTCGGTGGTACATTCTTCCAGTTTGCCGATTATGAGCGTCCAGCTGTGCGCCTCGCCGCATTAATGGATATTCCTAATCTCTTCATCTGGACTCACGATTCAGTGGCCTTGGGCGAAGATGGTCCTACCCATCAGCCAATCGAGCATCTTGCTGCTGTGCGTGGTATTCCTCAGCTTGAGGTTGTCCGTCCTGCTGATGAGTTCGAAACCGCAGAAGCATACCGCTACTTCTTCGAGAAGAACAACACTCATCCTGCAGCATTCATCCTGACTCGTCAGGGTGTTCCTTCACTGGAAGAGACCAAGGCCAAGGCAAAGGCAGGCGTTCGTAAGGGCGCTTATGTGCTTGTCGACACTGAGGGTGAGCCAGATGTGCTGTTGCTCGCTACCGGTTCGGAAGTTCAGCATGCCGTTGAGGCTGCGAAGACCCTCGCAGGCGAAGGTGTCAAGGCTCGCGTCATTTCCGTTCCTTCACTGGAATGGTTTGAGGAGCAAGATGCTGAGTACAAGGAAGAGATTCTTCCTTCCTCTGTTAAGGCTCGCGTTTCTGTTGAAGCCGGTATCGCTATGCCTTGGTACAAGTACCTCGGCTCATATGGCAAGCCAGTATCTATCGAGCAGTTCGGTCTGCAAGGTGATGGCGACGAAAATATGCGTGATCTTGGTATCACAGCTGAACACGTCGTTGAGGCAGCTAAGGCATCTATCGAAGAAGTCAAGGCAGCTCGCTAGTCAACCATTCGGGGAGAGTTTGCTATCTGCCAAGCTCTCCCCCATCTCTGGGCAGATAGCCCATTGAATACAACATTTTTGGTTGGAAAACAAGGAGAAATAATGGCACAGAATGAAAACACTCAGCGCACCAGCGATTCCGGTGTGTCCATTTGGCTCGACGATCTGAGCCGTACTCGCATTGAATCAGGAAGCTTGCAAAAGCTCATTGCTGAGAAGAACGTCGTTGGCGTTACTACCAACCCTTCAATCTTCCAAAAGGCTCTGAGCCAGGTTGGCCCATATGATGCTCAGCTCAAGGAACTTGGCAAGGTTGATGTTGAGACTGCCGTTCGTGAACTGACCACAACCGATGTTCGTAATGCCACAGACATCTTCCGTGACGTTGCAGAGAGCACCGATTATGTAGATGGCCGTGTTTCTATCGAGGTTGATCCTCGTCTGGCACACGATACTGATAACACTGCTAAGCAGGCCGTGGAGCTGTGGGAAAAGGTTGATCGTCCAAATGCGATGATTAAGATCCCTGCAACCCTTGAAGGTCTTCCAGCCATCACCGCCACCCTGTCAAAGGGTATCTCCGTGAACGTTACCCTGATCTTCTCGCTCGAGCGTTATGAGCAGGTCATCGATGCCTTCATCGAAGGTATCGCACAGGCTGATGCAAACGGTCATGACCTCAAGCACATGGGTTCAGTTGCTTCCTTCTTCGTTTCCCGTGTTGACAGCGCCGTAGACAAGCTGCTTGAAGCTAATGGTTCCGTAGAAGCCAAGGAACTCGAAGGCAAGGCAGCTGTTGCTAACGCACGTCTCGCATACGAGCTCTTCGAGAAGAAGTTCAACGAGGATCCTCGTTGGGCCGATCTTGAGGCCAAGGGTGCACGCCGCCAGCGTCCACTGTGGGCTTCAACAGGTACCAAGAACGCCGCTTACTCCGATTGCAAGTATGTTGATGAACTCGTCGCCAAGGACATCGTCAACACCATGCCTGAGAAGACTCTTGACGCTCTTGCAGCACACGGCAATGGTGCTCCTTCAATCGAGGGCACATACGAAGAGAGCCACTCCGTGATGGAGAAGCTTGAAGAGCTCGGCATCAGCATCAAGGATGTCACTGACAAGCTTGAGGCTGACGGTGTTGCTTCCTTCATTGCTTCATGGGATTCAGTGCTCTCCGATGTACAAGCTGGCATTGACCGCGTGAACGCCTGAAATATAAGGGCTAAACGCGCCAAGTAGTATTCTTTGGCCCCTGTCCTCAAGGAATTGAGGACAGGGGCCAAAGTGTATGCACGCACTTCCCTATCACGGCATTGATGTGAAGCGTATGCTGCTTTATAGAATCCTGACTCACGATGTTTTCAGAGCAGTATCAATCCATTCAGCAACACCATCGTCATTATTGGAGGGGCAGATTTGATCCGCAGCGCGAAGCACCTCAGGTATAGCGTTTGAAACCGCGACACCAATACCAGCCGCTTGTAACATCGAGATATCGATAGCGTCATCACCGAAGGCG from the Bifidobacterium sp. genome contains:
- the tkt gene encoding transketolase translates to MTDFTWSELDERAVKLAKVLSADAVEKAGSGHPGSPISLAPVAYTLYQHFIKHDPNDPNWAGRDRFILSGGHASLTEYVQLYFSGYGLTLDDLKRFRTAGTRTPGHPEFGLTPGIEMTTGPLGQGLASAVGFAYGQRYQRGLLDPEAPAGESPFDHKVWVICGEGDVEEGVSSEASSLAGNQQLGNLTVIFDANHIQIEGDTKIAFSEDILKRYEAYGWYTDEFSFIQPDGTYNEDAAGFAKVLEKAEQVTDRPKLIKVDSLIAWPTPGKTNDPSSHGSKLGSEAVAGLKKELGYDPEQSFQVDEDALAHARKVADRGLEAHKAWDEKFESWKNANPDKAALYDRIAAGKLPEDFDKAIDELVAGFTAGSKVATRKASGAVLNAIAAVMPELWGGSADLGGSNNTNIKGAASFAPEEYATVQWPTVSKYGRQLHFGVREFAMGAITNGILLGSNTRPFGGTFFQFADYERPAVRLAALMDIPNLFIWTHDSVALGEDGPTHQPIEHLAAVRGIPQLEVVRPADEFETAEAYRYFFEKNNTHPAAFILTRQGVPSLEETKAKAKAGVRKGAYVLVDTEGEPDVLLLATGSEVQHAVEAAKTLAGEGVKARVISVPSLEWFEEQDAEYKEEILPSSVKARVSVEAGIAMPWYKYLGSYGKPVSIEQFGLQGDGDENMRDLGITAEHVVEAAKASIEEVKAAR
- the tal gene encoding transaldolase; translated protein: MAQNENTQRTSDSGVSIWLDDLSRTRIESGSLQKLIAEKNVVGVTTNPSIFQKALSQVGPYDAQLKELGKVDVETAVRELTTTDVRNATDIFRDVAESTDYVDGRVSIEVDPRLAHDTDNTAKQAVELWEKVDRPNAMIKIPATLEGLPAITATLSKGISVNVTLIFSLERYEQVIDAFIEGIAQADANGHDLKHMGSVASFFVSRVDSAVDKLLEANGSVEAKELEGKAAVANARLAYELFEKKFNEDPRWADLEAKGARRQRPLWASTGTKNAAYSDCKYVDELVAKDIVNTMPEKTLDALAAHGNGAPSIEGTYEESHSVMEKLEELGISIKDVTDKLEADGVASFIASWDSVLSDVQAGIDRVNA